The DNA window ACGCGATCTCCTCGAACAGATGGCGGGCTGAAACCTCAACCACGAACCCTATCGGACCTAAATTGGTTTAGACCACTGCAGCCCCCGCCCAGCGCATGCGGGTGCTACGCACACTTTTTGCGGGCTTCGAGTAAAGTGCCCGACTCATCGGAGTAAATTCGTGCATTCTCTGGGGGCTGAGATGTCACACAACCGGTCCGGACTCCTTCCCGGACTAGCGCTGGGCCTGTTGGCGGCGCTCGTCGGCGCCGCCGCGCTGGGGGCGGCCGTGCTGTTCCAGACCCGCCTGCCGGCCGGCGTCACCGCGTTCGGCAACGGGCACCCCCTCTCGCTGGTCTCGTCCCTGCTGGTCGCGCTGCTGGTCGCCCTCGGGGTCGGCGCGGCGCGCCCGCGCGCCCTGACGCTGGTCCCCGTGTCCGCCCTGTACGCCGGGGCCGCCATGGCCGCCGGGCAGGTGCTCGGCTCCTCGATCATGATCGGCGCCACCCTGCGCACCCCGCCCGCCGGCCCGCCGGACGTCACGGTGTCCGACATCACATGGGACAACTTCACCGCCGGCCTCCCGCACGCGCCCAACCTCTACCGCGACCCCTTCGCGGAGACCTGGGCCGCCTGGCTCTATCTCGCCGTGGCCGCGCTGGCCGCCCTCCTGCTGGTCACCCTGCGCGTGCTCGCCGCCCGCCGCGCCCACCGCCGCCGGACGGAGCCCGGCGCCGGCGCCCCGGAGGAGGGCCAGGAGGAAACGGACTACCGCGCCCCCTTCGAGCCCGCCCAGCCCCCGGGCCAGCAGCCCACCACGGACCTGTTCGCCCCTCGCAAACCCGCCCGCGACTGACCCTCGCTCCGGTTTCGCTCCGGGCCGCTCCGGTGCCGTTCCTGGTGGCTGGGGCGGCATCCGGTCAGGGCCGGCGCGCCGCTCGCCATGAACCACGAAGCTCGGCACCACGAGGCCCGGAACCACGGAACCCGGAACCACGAAGGCCCGGGCCCACCCGGCTCTGCCGTACGGGATGACTGAAGGAGCAGGTCAGGGCGCGAGCATGTCGACGGTGAGGTTGGCCTCGGTGTTGGGGATGCCGAGATCGGACGCCCGCTTGTCCGCCATCGCCAGCAACCGCCTGATCCGCCCGGCGATCGCGTCCTTCGTCAGCGGCGGGTCGGCGATCTGCCCCAGCTCCTCCAGGGACGCCTGCTTGTGCTCCACCCGCAGCCGCCCGGCCACCACGAGGTGCTCCGGCGCCTCGTCACCGAGGATCTCCAGCGCCCGCTGCACCCGCGCCCCGGCGGCGACCGCCGCGCGGGCCGAACGCCGCAGGTTGGCGTCGTCGAAGTTGGCCAGCCGGTTGGCGGTGGCCCGCACCTCGCGGCGCATCCGCCGTTCTTCCCAGGCCAGCACGCTGTCGTGCGCTCCCAGGCGGGTGAGCAGCGCGCTGATGGCGTCGCCGTCGCGCACCACGACCCGGTCCACGCCGCGCACCTCGCGCGCCTTGGCGTGGATCTTCAGCCGCCGCGCCGAGCCCACGAGCGCCAGCGCCGCCTCGGGCCCCGGGCAGGTGACCTCCAGCGACATCGACCGTCCAGGCTCGGTGAGCGAGCCGTGCGCCAGGAACGCGCCACGCCAGGCCGCCTCGGCGTCGCACGCCGCGCCGGCCACCACCTGCCGCGGCAGGCCGCGCACGGGACGGCCGTGGTTGTCGATCAACCCCGTCTGGCGGGCGAGCGCCTCGCCGTCCCGGTAGACGCGCACCACGTAACGGGAGCCCTTGCGCAGGCCGGCGGGGGCCAGCACGAGCACCTCCGCCTTGTGGCCGAACACCTCACCGATGTCCTTGATCAGGCGCCGCGCGGTGGCGTTGGTGTCGAGCTCCGCCTCGATCACGATCCGCCCGCCCACCAGGTGCAGGCCGCTGGCGAACCGCAGCAGCGTGGAAACCTCGGCCTTGCGGCAGCAGGGCTTCAGCACCGGCAGGCGGCTCAGTTCGTCTTTCACCACACCTGTCATCGCCATAAGCGTTTAGTCCTCTCCCCCATTCAGACCGGCTCACGCCAGTCTCTCGCACCTTCGCGCCACCCCGACCAGGATCAACGCTTCTGGAGGAAAATCTCGTCCAGGACGGAGGCAAGACGTCGTGGGTCGTGCCGGGGCGAGCCGTCGCCGGCCGCCACGTCGGCCATGACGACCCGCGCGCCGAGCGCGGCGGCGGCCTTCTCCAGGGCGCCGGGATCGTCGACCACGCCGGTGTCGGCGAGGACGACGTCGATCGACAGGTCCGGCGCGTGCTGCCGGAGCACCTCCAGATGCTGCTGCGGGGAGAAGTCGTCGGTCTCGCCGGCCTGCGGGGCCAGGTTGAGCGTGACGAGCCGGCGCGCCCGGGTCGCGTGCAGCGCCCTGGCCAGCTCGGGCACCTTGAGGTGCGGCAGGACGCTGGTGAACCACGAGCCGGGCCCGAACACCACCCAGTCGGCCTCCGACACCGCCGCCACGGCCTCGGGCCGCGCGGGCGGGTCCTCGGGCACCAGGGAGATGGCCTGGACGCGGCCGGGGGTCAGGGCGCACGCGACCTGGCCGCGGACGGTCGAGATGACGCCGTCGAGCTCCACCTCGGCGACGATGTCCAGCGGCACGGACGCCATCGGCAGCACCCGGCCGTGCGCGCCCAGCAGCCGGCCGACCCAGTCGAGCCCGGCCACCGGATCGCCCAGCAGCTCCCACAGGGCCACGATCAGCAGGTTGCCGACGGCGTGCCCGTGCAGGTCGCCCTCGCTGCGGAAACGGTGCTGCACCACTTCGCTCCAGGTGCTGCCCCACTCGTCGTCGCCGCACAGCGCCGCCAGCGCCATGCGCAGGTCGCCGGGCGGGAGCACGCCCAGCTCGCGGCGCAACCGGCCGCTGGAGCCGCCGTCGTCGGCGACGGTCACGACCGCGGTCAGCTCGTCGGTGACCATCCGTAACGCGGACAGCGACGCGAACAGCCCATGCCCTCCGCCGAGCGCCACCACCCGCGGCCCCCGCCCGTCCACCGACCGGTCGGACAGAACGGTTGCGGCCGGGCCGCAGGCGGGCGGGTCGTCGTCAGAGTGTGCGTCCGCCGGCGCCGCGGAACCGTCATCGGTCACTCGCGCCCCACATCCCGGTGGCTGACCTGGACCTCCATGCCGCGGTCACGCAGCCGGGCGGCGACCTGCTCGGCCATGGCCACGCTGCGGTGCTTGCCGCCCGTGCAGCCCACCGCGAGCGTCGCGTAGCTCTTGCCCTCACGCGCGTACCCGGCCGCGACCACCTTCAGGACCTCCTCGTACGCGTCGAGGAACTCCTTGGCGCCCGGCTGCCCGAGGACGTAGTCGCTGACGGAGGCGTCGAGCCCGTTCATGGGCCGCAGCTCCGGCACCCAGTGCGGGTTGGGCAGGAACCGGCAGTCCACGACGAGGTCGGCGTCGACCGGCAGCCCGTACTTGAAGCCGAAGGACACCACGTTGAGCCGCAGCCCCGGCCTGTCCTCGCCGCCGAAGTACGCGACGATCTTGTTGCGCAGGTCGTGGACGTTGTGCGAGGAGGTGTCGATCACCAGGTCGGCGTTGGCCCGCACCTCGCGCAGGATGCCCCGCTCGCGGGTGATGCCGTCGACCAGCCGCCCCTCGCCCTGCAACGGGTGGGGCCTGCGGACGTTCTCGAACCGGCGCACCAGCTCCTCGTCGCTGGCCTCCAGGAACACCACCCGCACTCGGACCCCGCGCGCCTCCAGCTCCTCGATGGCCGCGTTGAGGTCGGTGGTGAAGGCGAGGCTGCGCACGTCGACCACGGCGGCGACCTTGTCGGCGGCCAGCTTGACCTTGCCCGCCTCCTCGGCCATGGCGAACAGCAGCCCCGGCGGCAGGTTGTCGATGACGAACCAGCCCAGATCCTCCAGGGCCTTGGCCGCCGTGCTGCGGCCCGCCCCGGACATGCCGGTCACGATGACGAACGCCGGGTCGGCGCTCATCTGCTCTTTCCGCCCGTCAGTCCGGCCACCGGCACTGCCCTCACGGCTGTCCATGTCAACGCCCTTCCCGGCCGACACCGCCCGCCGGCCCAGCGATCCGGGCGCATCCCGCACGGCGGCCGTCCGGCACGCCCGGCCCGGTCATCGCGGCACGCCATCCACCATAGCGGACGGCGGCGATGGCACAGCGCGACGCGGCCTCTACCATGCGTCGCCCTGTCACCCCGCTCCCCCTTCCCGGGGCGCGAGCTCCCGCGTACGGGCGCCGGCCCCGGCCTCGGTGGACACGGGCCTGGGCGACCCGTCCGCCAGGGTGGCGACGATGACCTCGGCGATGGCCGGCCCGATGCCCGGCACCTCGCAGATCTCGGCCGCGCTCGCCTCGCGCAGCTTCTTCACCGACCCGAAGTGCTTGAGCAGCGCCTGCCGCCGCGCCGGCCCGAGCCCGGGAACGCCGTCGAGCGCGCTCTCCTTGATGCCGCGCGAACGCTTCGACCGGTGGTAGGTGATGGCGAAGCGGTGCGCCTCGTCACGCACGCGCTGCAGCAGGTAGAGCCCTTCGCTGGACCTGGGCATGATGACCGGCTGGTCGTCGCCCGGCAGCCAGACCTCCTCCAGCCGCTTGGCCAGCCCGCACACCGCCACGTCGTCCACGCCCAGCTCGTCGAGCGCGCGCTGGGCCGCGGCCGCCTGGGGGCCGGCGCCGTCGACCACGACCAGGTTGGGCGGGTAGGCGAACTTGCGCGGCCGGCCGGTCTCGGGGTCGATCGGGCCGTGCCCGCCGTCCTCAGCGGGCCCGCCTTCCTCGCCGTACTCGTCGGGGACCAGCTCGCCGGTGTCGGACCGTTCCTGCAGGTAGCGGCGGAACCGGCGGAGGATCACCTCGTGGATCGAGGCGACGTCGCCCTCCTTGGTCTTGACCGAGAAACGCCGGTATTCGCTCTTGCGCGCGAGGCCGTCCTCGAAGACCACCATGGACGCGACGACGTTCTCGCCCTGCAGGTGGGAGACGTCGTAGCACTCGATGCGCAGCGGCGCCTGGTCGAGGTCGAGCGCGTCGGCGATCTCCTGCAGCGCCTTGCTGCGGGTGGTGAGGTCGCTGGCGCGCCGGATCTTGTGCTGGGCCAGCGACTCCTTCGCGTTGCGCTCGACGGTCTCCATGAGGGTGCGCTTGTCGCCGCGCTGCGGCACCCGGACCTCGACCCTGGCCCGGCGCTGCTCGCTCAGCAGCTCGGCGACCGCCTCGCAGTCGGGCGGCAGAGCGGGGACGAGCACCTCGCGCGGCATCGACTCGGCGCCGGCCTCGGCGTACATCTGCAGCAGGAACTGCTCGACCAGCTCGCCCGGCGTGGTCTCCTCGACCTTGTCGACCACCCAGCCGCGCTGGCCGCGGATGCGCCCGCCGCGCACGTAGAAGACCATGACGGCGGCTTCGAGAGGGTCCTCGGCCAGGGCGATGACGTCGGCGTCGGTGCCCTCGCCGAGCACGACCGCCTGCTTCTCCAGCGCGCGCTGCAGCGCCTGGACGTCGTCCCTGAGCCGGGCGGCGCGCTCGTACTCCTGCTCGGAGGCGGCGGCGCGCATCTCCTTCTCCAGCCGCCTGATGAAGCGGCTGGTGTTGCCCGCCATGAAGTCGCAGAAGTCCTCGGCCAGCTCGCGGTGCTCCTCGGGGGTGACCCGGCCGACGCACGGCGCGGAGCACTTGTCGATGTAGCCGAGCAGGCAGGGACGGCCGATCTGCCCGGCCCGCTTGAACACCCCGGCACTGCACGTGCGTACGGGGAAGACCCGCAGCAGCAGGTCGACGGTCTCCCGGATGGCCCAGGCGTGCGAGTAGGGGCCGAAGTAGCGGGTGCCCTTGCGCTTGGCGCCGCGCATGACCTGCACCCGGGGGAAGTCCTCCCCCATCGTGACCGCGAGGTAGGGGTAGGACTTGTCGTCGCGGTACTTGACGTTGAAACGCGGGTCGAACTCCTTGATCCAGGAGTATTCGAGCTGCAGCGCCTCGACCTCGGTGCCGACGACCGTCCAGTCGACGTCGGCCGCGGTGGTCAGCATCGACTGCGTGCGCGGGTGCAGCGCGGAGAAGTCGGCGAAGTACGAGTTGAGCCGCTGCCGCAGGCTCTTGGCCTTGCCGACGTAGATCACCCGGCCGTGGGCGTCCCTGAACCGGTAGACCCCCGGGGACTCGGGGATCGAACCCGGCTTCGGCCGGAAACTCAGAGGACTGCCCGCAGATCTCGCCACATTTGAAGCCTAGTAGCCCCCACCGACAGACTCATCCGCCCGCCGACGGCCCACGACGGTGCCGGACGAAGGGCGCGAGGGTGCGGGCCCGGCTTCGCGCCAAGCCGGGCCCGCACCCTCGCGCCTTCCGCCGCCCGCCGCCCGTCGACCAACCAACCGGCCAACCGGCCAACCGGCCAGCCAATCAGCAATCAGCAATCAGCGATCAGGCCAGGGTGATCTGGTCGCCCTCGACCTTGATCGCTTTCTCCGGCAGCGGTCCCTGGGCAGGCCCGCCCGCCACCGCTCCGTCGGCGATGTTGAACCTGCTGTTGTGGCACGGGCAGACGATGGCGCCGCCGTCGACGCTGCCCACCACGCACCCCTTGTGCGTGCAGACCGCGCTGTACGCCTTGAACTCCCCCGCGGTGGGCTGCACGACCACGATCTTCTGGTCCTTGAGGATCGTGCCGCCCCCCACGGGGATGTCGGCCGTCTTGGCCAGCGCCTCGGCGGTCTGCGGCGCGCTGGACTCGCCGGCGCTCGCCTGAGGCGCCGCCGACCCGGTGGCGTCGCCGCCGGTCGCCGCATCGGTGCCGGTCGCCGCATCGGTGCCGCCGCCACAGGCCGCGAGGGCCAGTGTGAGGCCACCGGCTCCGACGCCCGCTATCACTGTCCGTCGGCTTCGAAGGTCATCTCCCATGCGGATCACCCAACCGCAGCCAGGTGAGAAATTCATGAGACCTGCATGAGAGACGCCCACGGTTCCGCTAAGCCAGGCGGATCTTGCCGCCGTCCACCGTGATCTTCTTCTCCTTGAGCGGCTCGGGCGCGGGCCCGTCCGCCACCGAGCCGTCCTCGATGCTGAACTTGCTGCCGTGGCACGGGCAGTTGATCGTCTTGTTCTGGACGGTGGCGACCGTGCAGCCCGCGTGCGTGCAGACCGCCGAGAACGCCTTGAAGTCGCCCTCCACCGGCTGCGTGACCACGATCTTCTGCGCCTCGAAGACCTTGCCGCCGCCCACCTCGATGTCGGAGGTGTCGGCCAGCGCCTTCGCCTTGGCCGTCTTCTTCTTGGGCGCCTCGGACGACGCCTCGTCGGCCGGCTCGTCCGCGGGCGCCGCGCTCGCGTCGGTCGTCGGCGTGCCGTAGCTCGCGCACGCCGTCAGGAACGCCGCGAGCCCGGCGCCTCCCGCGCCCAGCATCATCGTCCGGCGCGTCGTATCCGTCATGGTGCGTCCTCCCAGGTTGCTTCTCCTTCAGGTACGGGCAGCGCCCGCGCGCCGGTTCAGCGTGCCCGAACCCAATCCTGGGGACCACGTACATTTACCTGCTCAGGCCACCACGATGCCGTCGCCCTCCACCTTGACCGCGATGGCGGTCAGCGGCGCGGTGGCCGGCCCCTTGTTGGGGGCGCCGCTGTCGGCGGCGAACTCGCTGCCGTGGCAGGCGCACGTGATGACGTTGTCCTTCGGCGTGCTGACGGTGCAGCCCTTGTGCGTGCAGGCCGCGCTGAACGCCTTGTAGACCCCCTGCTGAGGCTGCGTCACCACGAGCTTCAGGTCGCCGATGAGCTTGCCGCCGCCCACAGGCACGTCTGCCGTCTTGGCGATGACCTGTCCCTTCAGGCTGGGCCGCGACTGGGCGTCGCCGGTGCCGCAGGCGGCGAGCGCCACGCCGCACGCCGCCACCCCGGCCACCCCGAGCACCTCACGCCGTCCAGGCACGCCACCGTCCCGCTGTCCAGGCACGCCACCGTCCCGCTGTCCAGGCACGCCCTCGCCCCGTCGTCCAGGCATGGCTCCGCCCCGCTCCGTAACTGTCATGATCGCCTCGACCCTTCGCGTCGCCGCTGACCCCCTGCAGGTCAGGCCGTTACCCGTGCCACAACTGTATTGCCGCACCCCGCCGGTCCCGCCTCCGGGTAGGTGCTCCGGGGGCGGGACCGGCGGCGGCCCGGCGGGCGCTCACACGGACAGGATCTTGCGGAGGAACCGCCCCGTGTGGCTCTCCTCGACCAGCGCGACCTCCTCCGGCGTGCCGCTGGCGACGAGCGTGCCGCCGCGCGAGCCGCCCTCGGGCCCCATGTCGATGACCCAGTCGGCCGTCTTGATGACGTCGAGGTTGTGCTCGATGACGATGACGGTGTTGCCCCCGTCGACCAGCCGTCCGAGCACGCCGAGCAGCCTGCGGATGTCCTCGAAGTGCAGGCCGGTGGTGGGCTCGTCGAGCACGTAGATCGTCCGGCCGGTCTGCCGCCGCTGCAGCTCGGAGGCGAGCTTGACGCGCTGCGCCTCGCCGCCGGAGAGCGTGGTGGCCGGCTGCCCGAGCCGTACGTAGCCGAGACCCACGTCGTGCAGGGTCTGCAGGTGACGCCGGATCGCCGGGATGGCGTCGAAGAAGCCGAGCGCCTCCTCGATCGGCATGTCGAGCACCTCGGAGATCGTCCGGCCCTTGTAGTGGACCTCCAGGGTCTCCCTGTTGTAGCGGGCGCCGTGGCAGACCTCGCAGGGGACGTAGACGTCCGGCAGGAAGTTCATCTCGATCTTGATGGTGCCGTCGCCCGCGCACGCCTCGCAGCGGCCGCCCTTGACGTTGAAGCTGAAGCGCCCGGGCTGGTAGCCGCGCACCTTGGCCTCCGTCGTGGCCGCGAACAGCTTGCGGACGTGGTCGAAGACGCCGGTGTAGGTGGCCGGGTTGGAGCGCGGGGTGCGCCCGATCGGCGACTGGTCGACGTGGACGACCTTGTCCACGAGGTCCATGCCGTTGATGCGGGAGTGCCGCCCCGGCACCGTGCGCGCCCCGTTGAGCTCCTTGGCCAGTGCGCTGTAGAGGATGTCGTTGACCAGCGTCGACTTGCCCGACCCTGACACGCCGGTGACGGCCGTGAACAGGCCGAGCGGGAAGTCGATGTCGACGCCTTTGAGGTTGTGCTCGCGCGCACCCTTGACGGTGATCTGCCGCTTCTTGTCGCGCTTGCGCCGGCCGGACGGCACCTCGATGCCGCGCCGGCCCGACAGGTATTGCCCGGTCAGCGACTCCTCGCTGCTCAGCAGGTCCTGGACGGTGCCGGACACGACGACCTGGCCGCCGTGCTCGCCCGCGCCTGGGCCGATGTCGACCACCCAGTCGGCGGCGGCGATGGTGTCCTCGTCGTGCTCGACCACGATCAGCGTGTTGCCCATGTCGCGCAGCCTGACGAGCGTGTCGAGCAGCCGCAGGTTGTCGCGCTGGTGCAGGCCGATGGAGGGCTCGTCCAGGACGTAGAGGACGCCGACCAGGCCGGAGCCGATCTGCGTGGCCAGCCGGATGCGCTGCGCCTCGCCGCCCGCCAGGGTGGCGGCGGCGCGGTCCATGGTGAGGTAGTCGAGGCCCACGTCGAGCAGGAACCCGAGGCGGGCGTTGATCTCCTTGACCACCCGCTCGGCGATGTGCATGTCGCGGTCGGACAGCTTGAGCTCGGCCAGGAACTGGGCGCACTCGCCGATGGACATGGACGCGACGTCGGCGATCGACCTGTCGGCCACCGTGACGGCCAGGGTGACCGGCTTGAGCCGGGCGCCCTTGCAGGCCGGGCACGGGATCTCGCGCATGTAGCCCTCGAACCGCTCTCGGCTCGAGTCGCTCTCCGCCTCGGCGTGGCGGCGCTGCACCCAGGTGATGACGCCGGTGTAGTCGGTGTAGTAGGAGCGCTGACGGCCGTAGCGGTTGCTGTAGCGGACGTGGACCTGCTCGTCGTAGCCGTACAGCAGGGCCTTCTGCGCCTTCTTCGGCAGTTGCTCCCACGGGGTGTCGAGGCCGAATCCCATGGTGTTGCCCAGGGCCTCGATCATCCGGACGAAGTATTCGCTGGTGTGGCCGCCGGACCACGGGTGCAGCGCGCCCGCGCCCAGCGTGCGCTCCGGGTC is part of the Nonomuraea coxensis DSM 45129 genome and encodes:
- the uvrA gene encoding excinuclease ABC subunit UvrA, whose amino-acid sequence is MADRLIVRGAREHNLKDVSLDLPRDSLIVFTGLSGSGKSSLAFDTIFAEGQRRYVESLSAYARQFLGQMDKPDVDFIEGLSPAVSIDQKSTSKNPRSTVGTITEVYDYLRLLWARIGKPHCPVCRRPIARQTPQQIVDRVMDLDEGTRFQVLAPVVRGRKGEYAELFRELQTKGFARARVDGTVVRLEEPPTLKKYEKHDIEVIVDRLSVKESARRRLNDSVETALQLSGGTITLDFVDLPEDDPGRERFYSEHLYCPYDDLSFEELEPRSFSFNSPFGACPECTGLGTKMEVDPDLVVPDPERTLGAGALHPWSGGHTSEYFVRMIEALGNTMGFGLDTPWEQLPKKAQKALLYGYDEQVHVRYSNRYGRQRSYYTDYTGVITWVQRRHAEAESDSSRERFEGYMREIPCPACKGARLKPVTLAVTVADRSIADVASMSIGECAQFLAELKLSDRDMHIAERVVKEINARLGFLLDVGLDYLTMDRAAATLAGGEAQRIRLATQIGSGLVGVLYVLDEPSIGLHQRDNLRLLDTLVRLRDMGNTLIVVEHDEDTIAAADWVVDIGPGAGEHGGQVVVSGTVQDLLSSEESLTGQYLSGRRGIEVPSGRRKRDKKRQITVKGAREHNLKGVDIDFPLGLFTAVTGVSGSGKSTLVNDILYSALAKELNGARTVPGRHSRINGMDLVDKVVHVDQSPIGRTPRSNPATYTGVFDHVRKLFAATTEAKVRGYQPGRFSFNVKGGRCEACAGDGTIKIEMNFLPDVYVPCEVCHGARYNRETLEVHYKGRTISEVLDMPIEEALGFFDAIPAIRRHLQTLHDVGLGYVRLGQPATTLSGGEAQRVKLASELQRRQTGRTIYVLDEPTTGLHFEDIRRLLGVLGRLVDGGNTVIVIEHNLDVIKTADWVIDMGPEGGSRGGTLVASGTPEEVALVEESHTGRFLRKILSV
- the rapZ gene encoding RNase adapter RapZ, with translation MSADPAFVIVTGMSGAGRSTAAKALEDLGWFVIDNLPPGLLFAMAEEAGKVKLAADKVAAVVDVRSLAFTTDLNAAIEELEARGVRVRVVFLEASDEELVRRFENVRRPHPLQGEGRLVDGITRERGILREVRANADLVIDTSSHNVHDLRNKIVAYFGGEDRPGLRLNVVSFGFKYGLPVDADLVVDCRFLPNPHWVPELRPMNGLDASVSDYVLGQPGAKEFLDAYEEVLKVVAAGYAREGKSYATLAVGCTGGKHRSVAMAEQVAARLRDRGMEVQVSHRDVGRE
- a CDS encoding Rieske (2Fe-2S) protein, whose protein sequence is MPGRREVLGVAGVAACGVALAACGTGDAQSRPSLKGQVIAKTADVPVGGGKLIGDLKLVVTQPQQGVYKAFSAACTHKGCTVSTPKDNVITCACHGSEFAADSGAPNKGPATAPLTAIAVKVEGDGIVVA
- a CDS encoding Rieske (2Fe-2S) protein — its product is MTDTTRRTMMLGAGGAGLAAFLTACASYGTPTTDASAAPADEPADEASSEAPKKKTAKAKALADTSDIEVGGGKVFEAQKIVVTQPVEGDFKAFSAVCTHAGCTVATVQNKTINCPCHGSKFSIEDGSVADGPAPEPLKEKKITVDGGKIRLA
- a CDS encoding gluconeogenesis factor YvcK family protein, which gives rise to MTDDGSAAPADAHSDDDPPACGPAATVLSDRSVDGRGPRVVALGGGHGLFASLSALRMVTDELTAVVTVADDGGSSGRLRRELGVLPPGDLRMALAALCGDDEWGSTWSEVVQHRFRSEGDLHGHAVGNLLIVALWELLGDPVAGLDWVGRLLGAHGRVLPMASVPLDIVAEVELDGVISTVRGQVACALTPGRVQAISLVPEDPPARPEAVAAVSEADWVVFGPGSWFTSVLPHLKVPELARALHATRARRLVTLNLAPQAGETDDFSPQQHLEVLRQHAPDLSIDVVLADTGVVDDPGALEKAAAALGARVVMADVAAGDGSPRHDPRRLASVLDEIFLQKR
- the uvrC gene encoding excinuclease ABC subunit UvrC, with product MARSAGSPLSFRPKPGSIPESPGVYRFRDAHGRVIYVGKAKSLRQRLNSYFADFSALHPRTQSMLTTAADVDWTVVGTEVEALQLEYSWIKEFDPRFNVKYRDDKSYPYLAVTMGEDFPRVQVMRGAKRKGTRYFGPYSHAWAIRETVDLLLRVFPVRTCSAGVFKRAGQIGRPCLLGYIDKCSAPCVGRVTPEEHRELAEDFCDFMAGNTSRFIRRLEKEMRAAASEQEYERAARLRDDVQALQRALEKQAVVLGEGTDADVIALAEDPLEAAVMVFYVRGGRIRGQRGWVVDKVEETTPGELVEQFLLQMYAEAGAESMPREVLVPALPPDCEAVAELLSEQRRARVEVRVPQRGDKRTLMETVERNAKESLAQHKIRRASDLTTRSKALQEIADALDLDQAPLRIECYDVSHLQGENVVASMVVFEDGLARKSEYRRFSVKTKEGDVASIHEVILRRFRRYLQERSDTGELVPDEYGEEGGPAEDGGHGPIDPETGRPRKFAYPPNLVVVDGAGPQAAAAQRALDELGVDDVAVCGLAKRLEEVWLPGDDQPVIMPRSSEGLYLLQRVRDEAHRFAITYHRSKRSRGIKESALDGVPGLGPARRQALLKHFGSVKKLREASAAEICEVPGIGPAIAEVIVATLADGSPRPVSTEAGAGARTRELAPREGGAG
- a CDS encoding Rieske (2Fe-2S) protein codes for the protein MIAGVGAGGLTLALAACGGGTDAATGTDAATGGDATGSAAPQASAGESSAPQTAEALAKTADIPVGGGTILKDQKIVVVQPTAGEFKAYSAVCTHKGCVVGSVDGGAIVCPCHNSRFNIADGAVAGGPAQGPLPEKAIKVEGDQITLA
- the whiA gene encoding DNA-binding protein WhiA, with the protein product MAMTGVVKDELSRLPVLKPCCRKAEVSTLLRFASGLHLVGGRIVIEAELDTNATARRLIKDIGEVFGHKAEVLVLAPAGLRKGSRYVVRVYRDGEALARQTGLIDNHGRPVRGLPRQVVAGAACDAEAAWRGAFLAHGSLTEPGRSMSLEVTCPGPEAALALVGSARRLKIHAKAREVRGVDRVVVRDGDAISALLTRLGAHDSVLAWEERRMRREVRATANRLANFDDANLRRSARAAVAAGARVQRALEILGDEAPEHLVVAGRLRVEHKQASLEELGQIADPPLTKDAIAGRIRRLLAMADKRASDLGIPNTEANLTVDMLAP